One segment of Pyricularia oryzae 70-15 chromosome 3, whole genome shotgun sequence DNA contains the following:
- a CDS encoding flavoprotein oxygenase, protein MIYPRLSLFARRCTALPASISPSAALFVPFEPRSSQPHHHNHHRYYSDPRSKTANMSSAAEATARNEAALGRNPHGDFKSVEASRPPFDGNNGFRYTQTPAPEWKYGSGANTPAPASAKHITIDPYAPDRPARLNYKLLIGAVVPRPIAFVSTVGADGSHNLAPFSYFNMINHDPPLFVIGFASAASGETAKDTVRHLSETGECVINIISESFVEAANATSVNAPHGVSEWDISGLTPVRDCETVKPPRVGEAIFSVEGKVESLREFQSKSTPGKTSGTMAVIEGTRFWVREDAINAERDLIDPKVLRPISRLGGITYGRTTEAFELTRPDFEKDVGGQAAYEKLKSDAATK, encoded by the exons ATGATTTATCCGCGTCTCTCCTTATTTGCTCGTCGCTGCACTGCTCTGCCGGCATCAATTTCGCCATCCGCGGCCCTCTTCGTTCCGTTTGAACCCCGCAGCAGTCAACCACATCATCACAACCACCACCGTTACTATTCAGACCCCCGTAGTAAAACTGCCAATATGTCTTCGGCCGCAGAAGCAACGGCTCGCAATGAGGCTGCTCTCGGCCGTAACCCCCACGGCGACTTCAAGTCCGTCGAGGCTTCGCGCCCGCCATTCGACGGCAACAACGGCTTCCGATACACCCAGACACCCGCGCCAGAATGGAAGTACGGATCCGGTGCAAACACCCCGGCACCTGCGTCGGCGAAGCACATCACCATTGACCCGTACGCACCGGACCGCCCCGCCCGTCTGAACTACAAGCTGCTCATCGGCGCCGTAGTCCCGCGGCCGATTGCCTTCGTGTCGACGGTGGGCGCCGATGGGTCGCATAACCTAGCGCCCTTTAGCTATTTCAACATGATCAACCACGACCCGCCGCTGTTTGTCATTGGCTTcgcgtcggcggcgtcgggcGAGACGGCCAAGGACACGGTTCGTCACTTGTCCGAAACGGGCGAGTGCGTCATCAACATCATTAGCGAGAGTTTCGTTGAGGCCGCCAATGCCACGAGCGTCAACGCCCCGCACGGCGTCTCCGAGTGGGATATTAGCGGTTTGACGCCGGTGCGTGACTGCGAGACCGTCAAGCCGCCGAGGGTGGGCGAGGCCATCTTCAGCGTCGAGGGCAAGGTCGAGAGCCTGCGCGAGTTTCAGAGCAAAAGCACGCCGGGGAAGACTTCTGGCACCATGGCAGTCATTGAAGGGACGAGATTCTGGGTCAGGGAGGATGCCATCAATGCTGAGAGGGACTTGATTGACCCCAAG GTATTGCGTCCAATTAGCCGTCTAGGTGGTATCACTTATGGCCGTACCACAGAAGCCTTCGAGTTGACAAGACCAGACTTTGAGAAGGACGTGGGTGGACAAGCGGCTTACGAAAAACTCAAATCCGACGCCGCAACCAAGTGA